In the Mesorhizobium sp. WSM2240 genome, GGGGTTGTAGAGTGGAAAGAAGAAAGGCAGCCCGATGATGTGATCGTAATGGCAATGGGTGAAGAAAACGTCGAACTGGTCGACGCCCGCCGCCATCAGCGCCTCGCCGGCCGGGCGGGCGCCCGATCCGGCATCGAAGAGCAGCGTGTGCGGTCCGCAGCGCATTTCCACGCATATGGTGTTGCCGCCGTAGCGCTGATATTGGGCGCCCGAAACGGGGACGCTGCCGCGAACTCCCCAAAATCGGACCCGGAACAAGTCATCGTTCATTCTATATCTTCGCCCGTCGGCTCCCGTCGGAGAGCCATCCTAGCCAGACTGGCGCAATATAGCGAGACAGGCAACTCACCGCCTTTCGTTGAACTTACGCTGCGTCCGCGGCCGGGCAAAAGGGTGCACCTAGTGCTTGGCCTGGCGCGCCTGGCTGCGGGCGTCGGAAAGTTCAGCCGTCGTGTGGCCGAGCCGGTCGGCGAGCACGCGGATGATTTCGATTGTCATTTCCGGGAACTCCCTGAGCAGCCGCAGGAAGTGATCTTTTCGGATGCGCAGCGCCTCGAGCGGCATCGATGCCTGCACTGTGGCGGTGCGCGACACATCGCACAATATCGCGATCTCGCCGACGATCTCGTTTGGCTCGACCTCGGCGACCTTTATCTGGCCGCTCGGCGAGTCGACGATAATGTCGGCCTTGCCGGACAGGACCACATAGGCCGCGTCGCCCTCGTCACCCTGGCGGAACAGAATCTGCCCGGCGCCATAGCTCACGCGGTCGGAGGTGAATGCCAGGAGCTTGAGTTTCGCCGGCTCCACGTTCGAGAACAGCGGCACCCGCCGCAGCATTCCGACTTCATCATTGAGAAGCATGACCGTAACCCTAGCCCCAAACCCAGATTCAATCAAAGCTGTCGGAAACTATCATGACAGCAATCCTTTGAAGATACCGTTTCCGGCCGCGAGTGTCGCGTGCGTTCCGTCTTCCACCAGTTCTCCACCGTGAAAAACGATTACGCGGTCGAACAGTTGCGCCATTGCTGGATTTGCCAGGACCCAGACGATGGCCGGATTGCGGCCGTCGCGCTTCGCTTCCTCGAGCACGTTGCGTACGATCTGGTCCTGCGCTCGCTGGTCCAGCGCCGACAGCGGCCGGTTGAGGATCAGGAAATCGGCGCGCTTGAGCATCGCGCGTGCCAGATCCAGCTTCTGCCGCTGCGCTCCCGTCAGCCGCCTTCCGCCGACGCCAACATTGAATTCGAGGCCGATGCCCAGCACCTCGTCGTAAAGACCGAGCTCGTCGAGGATTTCGCGCACGATCGCGCGGATGCGCTCCGGCCCGTCCGGCTGGTTATGGCCGATGCGCCCGAACAGGACATTGTCCATCAGGCTGGCCGCGGTGCTGAAGCGCATGGGGTCGTAGCGCTCGATGGCGCCTGCCAATTCCTTCGGCAGGCCCTCATAGAAGCGGCTGCGAGCTTCGACGATCCTCGCCATTAGATCATCGGTCAGCAGGCCGAAACGATGCCGAGGCTCGATATAGGCGAAGCTCAGCATGATGATCTGTGCACGATCCTGCTCGGAAACCGTGGCGTAGCTGCGCCCTTTGAGTTTCTGCAGCAGCACCTTATAGCCCGGGATTTCGTCGGCGGTCATGAAGGCGAGCTGCTGGAAGAACGGATGGTCGGGCGGCAGATCGCTGAACAGCTCGATGGCGTTGCCGGCAATCTCCAGGCCCATATTGTAGAGTACTTCGTCGAGCCCGGCCGACTTCAGCACCGATAGGAAATACGGGTTGGAGGCCAGCGCCTTGTCGGCGAGTTCCGGTCCTGTCGCAGTGCCGAATAGCAGGTTCTCACCAACCGTTGCCTGCTGGTTGTATGCCCCCGGCTCGAACGGAACGACCAGTCCGCTCACCCCTTCGGCCGCAACGCGTTCGCGCAGCGCCAGCCGCAATTCCACGATGCGGTCGACGATCTCGGCATGGCGCGACGGATCGACCGATGCGCGCAGCCCGAGATCCAATATGTCCCGCGACAAGGCCACCGCCTCGAGCACCGGCCTTATCATCAGCAATATGTCGTCCGGGCCTGTGGCTCCGGCCGCTGCATAGTCGACCCAGTCGCTGTTCACGTCGAAATCCGGGTTGCCGGCCATGCGCGCTTCCCCGACCTCCCAATGGCGCTGCGATGCTTGTTCGCCTTCATAGACCGTCGGCGTCAGCGGCGCGTGCTTGAGGCCGTACAGCAGATTATCGCGCAGCGTTCCCTGCGAAAGAAACGCGTCGGACGAGGCATAGGCCATACGCCGCCCCACCACCGATTCCGGCAATTCGAGAAGGTCTGTGCCGCCGATGGCGATCCTGCCGCTTTCGGGCCAGATCAGCCGCGCCAACGCTTCGGCGAAGACCTCCGCGCCGCCCGCGGCGGTTCCGACCACGGCCACCGTCTCGCCCGGCTTGATCTGCACCGAGACGTGCTCGAGCAGCTTTGCGCCGCTGTCGTCTATCAGCGACAGATTGACGGCGGCGATCGGCGCATCCAGCGCGGGGACGCTTTCCGCCGACACGGCGTGGATGCGTGCATCCACGATTTGGTCGATGCTGAACTGCTCGACCACCTGCGCATACTTGACCTGCACGTCCTGGCGTGCCTGGTCCCAGTCGATCAGGTCCTTCATCGGACCGGGCAAATCCTTGTAGGCGCCGATCACCGCCACGAGCTGCCCGACATCAAGGCGGCCCTGCAGCGCCAGATAGCCGCCGATCAGATAGAACAGGAACGGAGTAACCTGCGCCAGGAAGTTGTTGATGAACTTGACCAGGAATTTCCATTGGTAAAGGTCGTAGCGGATCTTGAAGATGCGGCCGAGCCGTGCGGCGATGTCGGCGCGCTCAAAATTGGACGTGTCATGTATGTGGATGGCGCCGATGCCGTCGACAATCTCGCCGACCCGGCCCGAAAGCTGCCGTGCGGTAAGTTGCCGCTCGCGGCCGAGCTGGATCAGCCTGCGCCGCATTCTGGGGATGATGCCGAGCTGGATCGTGACGATCACCAGCGCGACCAGCCCGAGCCAGAAGTTCTGGAGCATGATGAACAGCATCGCCGTCAGCGCCTGCCCGCCAAGCAGGGCTGGCTGCACGAAGGCGTCGCCGATGAAGCCTCCGAGAGGCTCGACCTCGTCCTTCACCATGCTCGCGATTTCGGCGGATTTCACCCGCTTGAACTGGTGGGGCGGAAATCTGAGCACGAGATCGACGAGTTCGAAGCGGATGCGCCGCAGCATCCTTTCGCCGAGGCGGCCTTTGTAGGTGTTGATGTAGAGCTTGAACAGGCCGTTAACGATGACCAGGATCAGGAACACCATGCTGAGCGCGAAAAGCGTCTGTTCGCGGTCGAGAGGTATTCCGGGGAAGAGCACGGTTTCGCCGAGGAACGGAAGATCGTAGGCGGCCCGAAGGAATGGCTGGGTGGTGCCGGGGGACTCGAAGCCCTGGCCCTGTATCGGCCCGTTGACGATCAGCTTTGGCAGGTTGAACGACATGTAGAACGGGATCATCGATACCGCGACAACGCCCAGTATCCAGAGCTGCTGCTTCCAGGTATGCGTCCAGATATAGCGGGCCAGGCTTTGTTCCATGGGCGAGCTCAGGCCGCTGAACCGGAGGGATGAAGCACGTGGAAGCGCCGCCTGGCATATGGCGTGGCGGCGATCTCCGGATCTTCGAGCTTGAGTTCGAAGCTGCAATGGCTGGTGAGCGTCGGGCGCGAAAGGATTGCTGGAACCTGCGAGGCCGCGCGGTCCAGCTCCGGGGTGTAGTCGATGACCACCACGCTGGCATTGTCGACCAGTGAGAACATGAGTTCGCCAAGCGGTTCGCGCCTGCCGAAGGGCTTAAGTGAATAGCCGAGCAGCACTAGGCCATAGCTGCGCGGCGCAAGGTCGAGTTCGACGTCCTGGAATTTGCGGGCGATGTGGCGCACGCGGCAAGGGCGGCCATTGAGTTCTTCCGCCTCGTATTCGGCGGTCTTCGGGTCGATCGAGGTGACCGACAGGGGCGCGTGGGTGAGATAACCGGTGATCGGTCGCCTGTGCCCGCCGATCTCGAGCACATGCGGACAATCGCGCACAAAATGCGCCGCCAGCACCTGGCGTATGGCGGCGGCGGGACCGGACAGATGCGGCAGGTCCTGTCCGGCGCCGTCGGATGGCGGAACGGCTTCGAACGGCTTCAAATTCATATGGTCAGATTGCGTTGGTTGCACCCCGGATGGCTGAAGCTTACAACACGTGCATCATGGACGCCACCCAGACCGATCCCGGCGCCGACTGGCGCGAGACAGCCTTCGATCTGACCCGCGGAATCGCCGCCTACTGCGGCTGTTCGCTGGTCGGCGGCCTCGCGAAGGTCATCGCAAAGCACCCGCAGGCCGATCTCGGCAACGCCTTCAACCACAAGCAGGTCGCCTGCAAATTGTGGGCGCGAGACAAGCTTTTCGAAAGCTGCGGCGGTCGATTCGGCAACGTCTGGATCGTCGGCGGCTGGTATGGCGTGCTGGCGGCAATGCTCTTCGACGATCCCCGTTTCAACATCGGCGCCATCGAAAGCATCGACATTGATCCGGGCGTGGCCGAAGTGGCAGGCACGCTGAATGCGCGCTGGACTGATCGCTTCCGCGCCACGACAGGGGACATGTACACGCTCGACTATGTCGGCAGCCGGCCCGACCTCGTCGTCAACACCAGTTGCGAGCACATCGCCGATCTTCGCGCCTGGCTTGCGCTATTGCCGCCGGGCACGCGCGTCCTGCTCCAGTCCAACGACTATTTCAGCGAGCCGACGCACATCGCCTGCGTGCCCTCGCTGGAAGCCTTCGAGAAGCTGGCCGGCCTCAGCGAGATCGCGTTTGCCGGCGCGCTGCCGATGAAGAAATACACAAGGTTCATGCTGATCGGCAGGGTTTGAGCATCATCCCGGACCGAAGGTCCGCGCAGCGAAAAGTTGCAGATTTTTGGGCAGATCATGCGGCTAAAAATTCGGCTACAGCAATCTCCGCAGCACCAGGGCGGACTTGCGCGCCCCATCGAGATCCAGCGCATGGCGCGGCGGGCGTGGCTTGGCCAGCGCCGCTTCGATCGCGCCGGCCAGCAGCGCCGGCGTCAGTCCGCTCTCGCTGACGATCGAGGTGAGCCCGAGCCGCTCCAGTCGCTCGGCGCGCACTTCCTGCTCGGTCTCGCCGCCGGCCGCGAACGGTACAAGCAGAGACCGGCAGCCGGCGCGCAGTATGTCGCAGACTGTGTTGTAGCCCGCCTGCGAAACCGATAGCCGCGCGCCGCCGAGCAGGCCGGCGAAATCCTTGCGGAACCTGAAGACTTCGAGACTCTCCGGCGCCGATGCTACCGCCGCGTCGAACTCGCCTTGCGGCAGGTTCGGCCCGGTGATCAGCCCCCATTTGCCTGGCTCCGGCAGCAGTTTCGCGGCTTCCACCGCCGTTCGGGCGAGTTCGCCGCCCGCCGCGCCGCCACCGGCCGAGATCAGCACGTCGAAATTTTCCGCCGCGGGTTCGGGCTCGGGGCCGGCGACGAGGCCGGTATAGGCGATCTTCTCCGAAAAGCCGGCGGCCAGCGGAAATGTCTCGTCCAGCCTGGCGAAAGCAGGATCGCCATGCACCATAACCAGGTCGAAATACCGGTCGATAAGTTCGGCGCTTTCCTCGTTCCGTCCCGGCTTCACCCGCTCCTGCAGGATGTCGCGAACCGACGTCACCAGGCGCGGCCTCGGCTTGGCCGCCGCGATGGCGTCAAGCAGCGGCCGCAGTTCGAAGAGCATCTGGCGGCGGCCGAATGGGAACGCCTCGATGATCACGATATCTGGCCGTATTTCGGTAAACAGCGACAGCAGTACATCGCGCCGTCGCGCCTTGAACTCGTCGTCGACGGGATTGCCGTCGAGATCTGTCAGGCCGGAAAATCCCTGGTCGCCCGACGTCACCGCGGGCAATGGGACGTGGGTCACGCCCGGTCCGGGAAATCCTGCCACGGGCGTTCCGCCCGTCACCACGGTGACGGCGAAGCCATCTTCGGCGAGTGCAGTCGCCACCCGGCTCGCCCGCGCCAGATGGCCGATGCCGAGCAGGTGCTGGACGTAGAACAGGATGCGGGGCTGCGTCATGGCTGTCTGCGCCACTCCTCCTCGAACAATGCCTCGAGCTGCCGGATGCTCGACATGTGGTCGAAATATCCTCGCACGCGTTTTTCAGCCGCTTCGCCGAGGCGTTTTCTCAACGCAGGATCGCGGATCGCGCGCTCCAACGCTCCGGCAAGCGGGGCGGGATCGTCGGGCGGCACGACCAGCCCGTTTTCACCGTCGGCCAGGAGTTCCGGCACGCCTGAAACGTCGGTGGAAACGCAAGTGAGTTTCTGGCTCGCCGCCTCGACCAGAACGTTGGGCAGCCCGTCCCGGTCGCCGTCGGCGGCTATCCGGCAGGCCAGCGCAAAAATGTCGGCGCGGCGATAATGCTCCAGCACCTCTTCTTGCGCCAGCGCGCCTTTCCATGTGACGCGGCCGGCAATGCCCAGTTCCTCGGCCAGCACCTTGAGCCGGTCCAGTTGCTCGCCGCCGCCAATATGCTCGAAGCGCCACGAAAGATCGCCGGGCAGCAGCGCCAGCGCCCGAAGTAGCGTATCGTAGCCCTTTTTCTCCACGGCCCGGCCGACGCTGACCAGCACCACCGGGTCGGCAGGGGCTGAACCATCGCGCTCGGGCCGCTTGCCGTCAAACGGCCCGAAGCGGGCGAGGTCGAGCCCGTGGTAGCTGAGATGCACACGGCCCTTGCCGCCCGCCAGCGCCTTGAGGTGCTCGAAGCCGGTCCGGGTGCAGGTCACCACCCAGCGCGCCGAGGCGAGCTTGCCGGCGAGTTCCCAGTCGGGCGAGGTCCAGATGTCCTTGGCATGCGCCGAGCAGGTCCATGGCACGCCCCTGAGCAGGCTGGCATAGGCCGTCACCGAAGCCGGCGTGTGGATGAAATGTGCGTGCAGCCATTCGGCCTCGCCCGGCCATTCCGCCGCCAGTACCAGCGCCTGGCCGAAGCGGCGGAAGCGGTTGCGCGTGCGGTCGCGCCGCAGATCCGAGACGAAGGCCCGCGCCGCGCGCAAAAAGGCCGGTCTGGGCAGGCAGGCGAGCAGCGCGCGCAGAACCCGCCAGGGCTCTTCATGCAGATATTCGGGAAGGTAGTGGACCGGCGCCCTGATCTCGTCATGCACGGGGTGCCGCTTGGCGTCGGTCGGCCGCCGCAGCGCTACCAGCACCAGTTCCAGCCCGGCGCGCTCCAGCCCGAGCAATTCCTGCGCGATGAAGGTTTCCGACAGGCGCGGATAGCCCTTCAGCACCACGGCGATCTTGCGTCTGGCAGGCAAATGTCAGCTCGCGCTTTCGACGACCGAGAAATGAGGGCGCGAGCGCTCGTCGAGCCAGTTGCCGACAATTTCGGAGATGTTGACGAGGCCGCCGAGTCGGAGGTCGGGACTGCTCCTGGAAGGCGCGGGGCGGCCGGGCAGGGCCTTCAGCGCCTCGGCGAAGCGCCTGGAATCTTCTGCCTCTTCCGGCAGCAGCATCTCGATGAGCCCGAGTTCGGCGGCGCGGCGGGCGCGGATCAGCTGCTCCTCGCGCGGGCTGACACGGGGCACGATCAGCGCCGGCTTGTCGAACGACAGGATCTCGCAATAGGTGTTGTAGCCGCCCATCGCCACCACCGCCTTGGCGCCCGCGATCAGTTCTTCCATGCGGTTGTCGAACTCGATGATCCTGATGTGCGGCACCTTGGCGCCCTTGTTGATCAGCTTGCGCCGTTTGCGGGCCGGCATATACGGACCGAGCACGACCAGCGCCTTGTGCTGCAGGCTGGGGTCCTCGCGATAGGCGTCTATGACATTGTGGATGAGGTCGGCCCCGTCACCGCCGCCGCCGGTGGTCACGAGGATGTATTCGCCGTCAGGCCGATGGTCCGGCATCTCGTCATGCGACAGGCTTCTCTGCAGAAAGCCGACGAAGTTCATCTTGGCGCGTACGCCGGGCGGCACCTCCAGCCCGGTCAGCGGATCGTAGAAATCCGGCGGGCCGTAAACCCAGACCATGTCATAGAAGCGGTCGATCTTGCGCATCGTGTCGCTTTTCTTCCATTCCGCGTCGAGCAGGTGCGGCGCGTCCATCACCTCGCGCAGGCCGAGCACCAGCGTGGTGCCGCGCGTCTTCAGGTATGACAGCGTCTCCTCCACCTCGCCGCGCAGCCCCATGGGCTCCTTGTCGACAATGAAGATATCGGGCTGGAAGGTTTCGGCGGTGTGGCGGATGATCGATTGACGCATTTTCAGCGTCTCGTGCAGGTCCATGTGCTGGGCAAGCGAGGTGTATTCGCCGTTGCGCAGCTTGATGACGCTGGGGATCTTCACGAAGTCGACGCGCGCCCGATAGTCGAACGCACCGGCAATGGTCGCGCCCGAGATGATCAGCACGTTCAGCCCGCGATAATCCTCGACCAGCGAGTGGGCGATGGTGCGGCAGCGCCGCAAATGCCCGAGCCCGAAAGTGTCGTGGCTGTACATGAGGATCCGAGCGTCTTCAAAGCGCCGCATCATACCAAATCGTCCTCAATTTGGCCCTGCGGCCGTCTCTTCAAAAAGCCCGGTAGGGTTCACTATACCGCATGTGCCCGTCTGGTCCACTACCGCAGGCCGGCTTTGCGCCGGGCGGCGGCACTGACGGGTCAGCGGAGGGCGAAATTCACCGGGCATGACAAACAATCGATGAAACGCAACGCGGAAAGAGCCGGTCAGGTAGAGACGGCATCGCCCGGAATCAACCGGCAATCGCTGCTACGTGCGGTGCCGGTGGCAGATTGCCCCGGAAATGCAACGAGATAGCCGCAGGGATTTTTTTCAGTTCACGACCTACCTCGCTTTGTCGGCGGCGATGGCGTAAGAGCGGCGATGAAACAAGAACGCTTTGAAGTGCCGCTCACCGTGAAATCCGGCGATGCCGGCGAAAACCTGGTGCTGCGGACGGCCCGCGAGGCCTCCGATTACCTGCTCAACAAATGGCCGGGAAAGAAAAGTCCCAAGCACCGCGCTGCGCTGCAGGCCTGTCACGACGCCGTTGCCGGCGACAAGCCGGCCATGACCGCTCGGCGCGCATTTCTCGCTGCGGCGCGCGAAGCCGACGTGCTGGTCAACGACAAGGCGCCCTGACCTGTAGCTCAATCTGGCCGGCGGAACCTGCCGTCACCTCCCAGCCGACCTTCTTCAGGAGGCCTTGTTGCGCGCCCGCTTCGGTGTTGCCGGCTTGTCGGCCTGTTCGAGGCGCTCGGCCTTTTCCTTTTCGAGCCGAAGCTCCCTGAGGCGCGCGGTCTTCTTCTGACGCGCAGCCAGTTCGGTGTTCATGATCTGGCGCGCCGCCGAATCGGTCCTGGCGCTCTTCTGTTCGCCCGCGATTGGCTTCATGTCGCTAATCCTTGCCGGTTGTTTCCGTCGAATGCCGAAGCGATGAGCTCGGCGGCTGGCGCTATTTTGCCTCAGACTCCTTCGCCTCGGTGGATTCGCCGTCCTTGGTCCGTCCGGACTTCTCGGCCTTGGCATTCTGTTTTTCGGCCTTCTTGGCCGCCTTGATCCGGTCGCGATCCCTGCGCTCCTGGCCGTAATTGGGCTTCTTTGCCATCAGTCGATCCTTTCGATGCGCAATTGCCCGGATGCCGCTTTCGGCAATGTGCCGGGCCGCCCATGTCGCATCCGGCCACTTCCGGCCCGATCCGCGGGCGCGGCTTCAATAGGTCCTGCCTACCGCGTTGCGCTTGGCTGCGCAACCTGAGGCGCTTTTTGCGGCAGCGGTGGAATGCTCTGCGCGGCCGATTGCGGGCCCCCGGAAATTCGCATACCGTTGACCAAACGATAAAAAACGGGACGGAAGTCAATCCAACCAGAGGTGGTCAAAAATGCCTAAAAACGAAGTATCGCGCCGCGCGGTGTTGAAGTCGGCCGGCGTGGGCGCGGCCCTTGCAATGGCGGGTCTGCCGACGCGCCTTTTCGCTCAGGAGGCGCTGAAAGTCGCGGCCGTCTACACCGTTCCGGTGGAGCAGCAATGGGTCAGCCGCATTCACAAGGCGGCCAACGCCGCCAAGGATCGCGGCGACATCGAATATGTCTATTCCGAAAACACCTCCAACAACGACTATGAACGCGTGATGCGCGAATATGCCGAGGTCGGCCACAAGCTCATTGTCGGCGAGGTGTTCGGCGTCGAGGAAGCCGCTCGCGCGGTCGCCAGGGATTATCCGGACGTCGCCTTCCTGATGGGTTCGAGCTTCAAGCCGGATGATGCCGTGCCGAATTTCGCTGTCTTCGACAATTATATCCAGGATGCCTCTTATCTTTCCGGCATCATCGCCGGCGCCATGACCAAGTCGAATAATATCGGCATGGTCGGCGGCTATCCGATCCCCGAAGTGAACCGCCTGATGAACGCCTTCATGGCGGGCGTGAAGGAAACCGCGCCCGACACGAAGTTCCAGGTCGCCTTCATCGGCTCGTGGTTCGATCCGCCCAAGGCCAAGGAAACCGCCTTCGCCCAGATCGACGCCGGCGCCGACCTGCTCTACGCCGAGCGCTTCGGCGTCTCGGACGCTGCGAAGGAGAGAGGCATCCTCGCCGTCGGCAACGTCATCGACACCCAGGCCGATTATCCCGACACCGTGGTCGCCTCGGCGCTTTGGCATTTTGAGCCGACTCTCGACAAGGCGATTGCCGAGGTGAAGGCCGGAACCTTCAAGGCCGAGGATTACGGCGTCTATTCCTTCATGAAGAATGGCGGCTGCTCGCTGGCCCCGCTCGGCACCTTCGAGGGCAAGGTGCCTGCCGAGGCGATGGCGCTGGTCGAGGAGAAGGAAAAGGCGATCAAGGACGGAAGCTTCACGGTCGAGATCAACGACGCCGAGCCGAAGTCGAGCTAGCACAAGCTCTCCCTTCTCCCCGTATAGAGACGGGGAGAAGGGGCTTGGCCGCAAAGTGCCGCCCCCTGTCCTGAGCTTGTCGAAGGATTGCGGGAGAGGGTAAGGGTGAGGGGCAGCGCCGACGTGGAAGAGAAAAGCCAGAATGGACGATATGGCGGAGGGGAGCCCCCCGTCCTCCGCCTCGAAAACATCACCAAGCGGTTCGGTCCGCTTGTCGCCAATGACGCGATTTCCTTCGACCTGAAACGCGGCGAGGTCGTCGCGCTGCTTGGCGAAAACGGCGCCGGCAAGACGACGCTGATGAACATTCTCTTCGGCCATTACGTCGCCGACCAGGGCTCGACCGAGGCGTTCGGCAAGGCGCTTCCGCCGGGCGATCCGCGCGCCGCGCTCGACGCCGGCATCGGCATGGTGCACCAGCATTTTACGCTGGCCGAGAACATGACGGTTCTGGAAAACATCGCGCTTGGCACACAAGCCATGTGGCGGGCGCGGCTCGACCGCGGCGCGGCGGTCCGGCGCATCCGCAAGCTGTCGGGCGAATTTGGCCTCGCCATCGATCCCGGCGCGATCGTTGCGGCGCTCTCCGTTGGCGAGCGGCAGCGCGTCGAGATCCTAAAGGCGCTTTACCGCGACGCTCGCATCCTGATCCTCGACGAACCGACTGCGGTGCTGACGCCGGCCGAAACCGATGCGCTGTTTCGCACGCTGAAGCTCCTCGTTGCGCAGGGCCTGTCGATCATCTTCATCTCCCACAAGCTGCAGGAGGTGATGGCCGCCAGCGACCGTGTGCTGGTGCTTCGCGCCGGCCGGCTGGTTGGCGAAAGGCGCACCGCCGAAACCAGCCGCTCCGAACTGGCGGCGCTGATGGTCGGGCAGGAGATCGCGCCGGCCACTGTCGCTCCGTCAACGGCAGGTCCGCCTTTGCTGGAACTGGCCAACATCTCGACGCGCGCGGGCAGCGGCGGTGCTGCCCTCGACGGAATATCGCTGACTCTCCGCAGCGGCGAGATCACCGGCCTTGCCGGCGTTTCCGGCAACGGCCAGGCGGCACTTGCAGCGCTGATTGCCGGAACCATGCAGCCACTTGCAGGCGAAATTGCCATTGGTGGTGCACCCGTCACGGAATGGTCGCCGCGGCGCGCGCTCGCCGTCGGCATCGCCCGCATTCCGGAGGACCGCCACGCCGTCGGGACGATCGGCGACATGAGCGTCACCGAGAACGTGATTTCCGAACGCTACCGCAGCGCCCGCTTCAGCCGGCTGGGTTTTCTCGACTGGCGCGCCGCCCGCGGTTTCGCCGAGGAGGTCATCGCCGACTACGACGTGAAGTGCCCCTCGCCGGAGGCGCGCATAAGGCTGCTCTCCGGCGGCAACATGCAGAAGCTTATCCTCGGCCGCGCGCTCAATCCTGAGCCGTCGGTCATCCTCGCCAACCAGCCGACGCGCGGGCTGGACGTCGGCGCTGTCTCCTATGTCCATAAGAAGCTGCTGGAGGCCCGGGCGCGCGGCGCGGCCATTCTCCTTATCTCCGAGGATCTGGAGGAGATATTGGCTCTGTCGGATCGCATCCTGGTGATGTCGAAGGGCCGGCTCTCGACACCTTCGGCGCGGGGCGAACGCAGCGTGCGGGAGTTGGGCGAACTGATGGCGGGGCATGCGGAGGCTGCGGCGTGATTTTTCGACGATTGATCGCGCTATATGTCGCCCCCTCTGTCCTGCCAACCTCTCTGGCTAGTATGGAGCCTGTCCATGCGGCTTGAGCCCAAATCCGCGCCGCCGCTCGGCGTCACGCTGCTATTTCCCGTCGCGGCGATCGCCGCGACGCTTGTCATC is a window encoding:
- a CDS encoding BMP family protein is translated as MPKNEVSRRAVLKSAGVGAALAMAGLPTRLFAQEALKVAAVYTVPVEQQWVSRIHKAANAAKDRGDIEYVYSENTSNNDYERVMREYAEVGHKLIVGEVFGVEEAARAVARDYPDVAFLMGSSFKPDDAVPNFAVFDNYIQDASYLSGIIAGAMTKSNNIGMVGGYPIPEVNRLMNAFMAGVKETAPDTKFQVAFIGSWFDPPKAKETAFAQIDAGADLLYAERFGVSDAAKERGILAVGNVIDTQADYPDTVVASALWHFEPTLDKAIAEVKAGTFKAEDYGVYSFMKNGGCSLAPLGTFEGKVPAEAMALVEEKEKAIKDGSFTVEINDAEPKSS
- a CDS encoding ABC transporter ATP-binding protein, yielding MEEKSQNGRYGGGEPPVLRLENITKRFGPLVANDAISFDLKRGEVVALLGENGAGKTTLMNILFGHYVADQGSTEAFGKALPPGDPRAALDAGIGMVHQHFTLAENMTVLENIALGTQAMWRARLDRGAAVRRIRKLSGEFGLAIDPGAIVAALSVGERQRVEILKALYRDARILILDEPTAVLTPAETDALFRTLKLLVAQGLSIIFISHKLQEVMAASDRVLVLRAGRLVGERRTAETSRSELAALMVGQEIAPATVAPSTAGPPLLELANISTRAGSGGAALDGISLTLRSGEITGLAGVSGNGQAALAALIAGTMQPLAGEIAIGGAPVTEWSPRRALAVGIARIPEDRHAVGTIGDMSVTENVISERYRSARFSRLGFLDWRAARGFAEEVIADYDVKCPSPEARIRLLSGGNMQKLILGRALNPEPSVILANQPTRGLDVGAVSYVHKKLLEARARGAAILLISEDLEEILALSDRILVMSKGRLSTPSARGERSVRELGELMAGHAEAAA